The nucleotide window CATTTAGACCCTCAATTATTTATAGGATCTAGTCCTACTGAGGATCCCCAGGACTTTATTGACCATATATATAGAGTATTGAGGGTGATGCATGCCTCTGTCACAGAGGCTGTGGAGTTGGCTTCTTTTTGGCTACGTGATAGAGCCATCCTTTGGTATGAGGCATGGGAGAGATATAGACGACCTGATGCTCCGCCATCAGAGTAAGTGGAATTATCTGAGGCCTCCTTGCCCACTATTTTCCATGGGAAGTTTGAGAGGCTCGTCTTGACCAGTTTATCAATCTGAAGCAAGGAACCATGAGTGTGAGGGATTATAGCCACGAGTTTAATTCTTTGGCAAGATATGCACCAAATATTGTACGTACCATGAGAGCCAAAGTTCATCGTTATGTTGATGGTTTAGCAGATCATTTGATCAGATATTGTAGNCCAGATACTGAGGAACAGAGGATGAGAGAGGCAGTTCAGTTGCTGACTAGGATGGTTTCTATTCATGAGCGACAATTGGAGTCAAGAGTGGATACTCAGAGAGACCGGTTAGAAAGTTCGAAGGTACGAGAGTTTCTTCATTTAGCCCCTCCATTATTTATAGGATCTAGTCCTACTGAGGATCCCCGGGACTTTATTGACCATATATATAGAGTATTGAGGGTGATGCATGCCTCTGTCACAGAGGCTGTGGAGTTGGCTTCTTTTTGGCTACGTGATATAGCCATCCCTTGGTATGAGGCATGGGAGAGATATACAGGACCTGATGCTCCGCCGTCAGAGTAAGTGGAATTATCTGAGGCCTCCTTGCCCACTATTTTCCATGGGATGTTTGAGAGGCTCGTCTTGACCAGTTTATCAATCTGAAGCAAGGAACCATGAGTGTGAGGGATTATAGCCACGAGTTTAATTCTTTGGCAAGATATGCACCAAATATTGTACGTACCATGAGAGCCAAAGTTCATCGTTATGTTGATGGTTTAGCAGATCATTTGATCAGATATTGTAGGGTAGCATCCCTATCAGATGATGTAGATATTTCCCGCATATAGGTTTCGCTCAGACTACAAAGGACCTTTTTTAACGGATTCGTGATACCCGTAGGGATAGGGAGTAGAGTAAGAGGGCCCGTACTATGGAGTCTTATACGGAGCCACATGGTGATTTTAGGCCCCCCTTCCATCTATATCCACCTCGGCCAGCGGGTAGTGTCTCACCACAGGTGCAGGGACTACAGTTTGATCGTTATAGTAAGTCAGGACCAGGTCAGAGCTCAAGCCAACTAAAGGTCGTTGACAGGATCGTTCCATACAGATAAGACATCCCACTCCTCATTGTACACAGTTCGGTAAGCCACACATTGGGTAGTGTAGACATGATTCAAGTTCATGTTATCATTGTGGGCATACATGACATTTTATTAGTCGGTGCCCGAGGTTGAGCAGAGGTGATCGAGCTCAGCCTTCAAAATCCACATCAGCATGTTCACCCTCAGTCCATGCGACCAGGACCATAGTCTACTCAGGGTCGTGGTAGAGGGAGAGGTGAAGGAGATACATGTTCAAAACCGCTTTTCTGCACTCGCAGGACGACATGATTCAAAGGCATTCCCTGATGTTGTTACAGGTATATTGATGATATCTCCTTAAGTTGTTTACGCATTGATAGACCTTGGCTCTACATTTTCATAtattactccatttattgctAGTAAGACTGAAATGAAATCTGAGTTGTTGCCCACaactagttgaggtgtctacaCTGGTTGGCGACTCTATTTTAGCTAGTCATGTCTATCGAGGTTGCATAATGTTAATTTGTGATTGTCCAACCCctgctgatttagttgagttgatcatgctagattttgatgttattatcgATATGGATGGTTGGCAACTTGCTATGGCAATATTGATTGTCGTGCAAAGATAGTTAGATTTTACTTTCCAGGTGAGCCAGTCCTTGAGTGGAATGGtaaagaccatctccaaccctactctattttactcttcattctctatatttggagagtaaaatagagaatgtcCTCTCCAACCACTTTCTATTTTACCCTCTACTCTCCAATTATAGAgagttgaatagtagttctccaaatttggagaactactattcatactctctatttcactttttgaatattatattattatttctactatttTGTAATTagcatattatttttcatataaggcTATTAACTAAATCTCTAATATTtacaattctttttaaatgtaatataacatttttttatagtattttattttatatatactactttcatctcgaattaataatattttaaatatttttttaaattttcgtcACTTTGTGATACAATTTGACGTTATTATTACTTTCCACTAtgaagaatgcacaaaatttaaatgatgagataaaaattttaatttaaaaataatacataatataataatttaaatacaagataacaatacaatacaatgcatggcataataattttaaaaatcacaaaaataatttagtaatccGGTAGGCCGTTTCTAGATTTAACAATATTCGAAAAAGGAATTAGTCTATGTTTTAGAGAAGTTGTGGTTGTGATTGCGGTTGTGcttgttgatttcttttttcaattattcgtAGTTgttctttagaaatttagaataaaatataatttaatattaaattaaaaaattaaattttatattacatgaaaTTATATAGGATgattatttgggaaaaagaaagaaaagatttatattATGGAAtacgaaaaaaatgaaatagaaataataataagtataaTATattgagaagaaagaagaagatttttttttagagagtaaaatagagaattgggttggagttgattgtctgaaaaaataaagaactctatatttggagagtaaaatagagtgtagggttggagatgcccttatGCAGCCACACCTAAAGGTaagtttatttcataccttaggGCTCAAAAGGTGATTGATAAAGGTTGTATATACCATATGGTTCATGTACAGGATACTGATAAGGAGCCCATGTCTCTTTAATCAATTTCTATCGTGAATGAATATCCAATGGTATTCCCTGATAATCTTCCAGGAATTCACCCAGAAAGGGAAATTGATCTCGCTATAGACTTGCTTCCTGATACACAACCTATATTGATTCCTCCCTATAGAATAACAGCTGCAGAGCTAAGAGAATTGAAGGAACAACTGAAGGACTTGCTcgataaaggctttatcagNNNNNNNNNNNNNNNNNNNNNNNNNNNNNNNNNNNNNNNNNNNNNNNNNNNNNNNNNNNNNNNNNNNNNNNNNNNNNNNNNNNNNNNNNNNNNNNNNNNNNNNNNNNNNNNNNNNNNNNNNNNNNNNNNNNNNNNNNNNNNNNNNNNNNNNNNNNNNNNNNNNNNNNNNNNNNTATGGATGGTTGGCAACTTGCTATGCCAATATTGATTGTCGTGCAAAGATAGTTAGATTTTACTTTCCAGGTGAGCCAGTCCTTGAGTGGAATGGtaaagaccatctccaaccctactctattttactcttcattctctatatttggagagtaaaatagagaatgtcCTCTCCAACCACTTTCTATTTTACCCTCTACTCTCCAATTATAGAgagttgaatagtagttctccaaatttggagaactactattcatactctctatttcactttttgaatattatattattatttctactatttTGTAATTagcatattatttttcatataaggctattaattaaatctctaatatttacaattctttttaaatgtaatataacatttttttaaagtattttattttatatatactactttcatctcgaataaacaatattttaaatattttttaaaattttcgtcACTTTGTGATACAATTTGACGTTATTATTACTTTCCACTAtgaagaatgcacaaaatttaaatgatgagataaaaattttaatttaaaaatgtaatacataacataataatttaaatacatgataacaatacaatacaatgcatgacataataattttaaaaatcacaacaataatttagtaatccGGTAGGCCGTTTCTAGATTTAACGATATTCGAAAAAGGAATTAGTCTATGATTTAGAGAAGTTGTGGTTGTGATTGCGGTTGTGcttgttgatttcttttttcaattatttgtagttgttctttagaaatttagaataaaatataatttaatattaaattaaaaaattcaaaaaattaaattttatattacatgaaaTTATATAGGATGattatttgggaaaaaagaaagaaaagatttatattATGGAATacgaaaaaaaatgaaatagaaataataataagtataatatattgagaagagagaagaagattttttttttagagagtaaaatagagaattgggttggagttgattgtctgaaaaaataaagaactctacatttggagagtaaaatagagtgtagGGTTGAAGATGCCCTTATGCAGCCACACCTACAGGTaagtttatttcataccttaggGCTCGAAAGGTGATTGATAAAGGTTGTATATACCATATGGTTCATGTACAGGATACTAATAAGGAGCCCATGACTCTTTAGTCAATTCCTATCGTGAATGAATATCCAATGGTATTCCCTGATAATCTTCCAGGAATTCCCTCAGAAAGGGAAATTGATCTCGCTATAGACTTGCTTCCTGATACACAACCTATATTGATTCCTCCCTATAGAATAGTAGCTGCAGAGCTAAGAGAATTGAAGGAACAACTGAAGAACTTGCTCGATAAAGGCTTTATCGtacttccccatggggtgccccAGTGGTCTTTGTTCGAAAGAAAGATGGATCCTTACGGATGTGTATTAACTAATGACAACTAAATAaagtcactataaagaataaatatccttttccatggattgatgacttatttgatcagtTATAAGGTGCCAAATGCTTTTCCAAGATTAACTTGcagtctggttaccatcagctACGAGTCATGGAAGTTGATATCCCAAAAACAACATTTAGGATGAGGTATGGCCATTTTTAATTCCTTGTCATGTCTTTCGGGCTTACAAATCCCCCAACAGCCtttatggatcttatgaatCAGGTCTTCAAACCATTCTTGGATgaatttgtgattgtgtttattgatgacattcttaTATATTCACGGTCGGAAGCTGAGCATGCAGAGCACTTGCGAGTTGTATTGTAGACTCTCCAAGATTGCAGgttatatgctaaattctctaaatgTGATTTTTGGCTTACTTTTGTcgcttttcttggtcatgttATTACAAGTGAGGGTATTAAGGTTAATGaacaaaagattgaagcagtgATGACTTGGCCGAAGCCCTTGAATCCAACGGAGGTTCGTAGTTTTTTAGGCTTGGCAGGGTATTACCGAAGGTTTGTGGAGAGATTCTCTTCTATCTCTACACCATTGATAAAATTGACACATAAGGCAACTAAGTTTCAGTGGACCGAGGCATGCGAGTTTTCAGGAACTAAAAGAAAAAGCTTACCACTGCACCTATCCTAACTCTTCCAGATGGTAATGAGGgctatgttgtttattgtgatgcctccaTAATTGGCATAGGTTGTGTTCTTATGCATTATGGTAAGGTTATTGCATACACCTCTAGATAGTTGCAGAAGCATGAGCAAAATTATTCTACACACGATCTTGAGTTGACTGCAGTTGTCTTTGCCCTAAAAATTTGGCGGCATTATCTATACAGGGTTCATATAGATATTTTCACTGATCATCAGAGCCTGTAGTACTTGCTTAAGCAGAGGGAGTTGAACCTACGACAACGGAGATGAATAGAATTATTAAAGGACTACGTTGTtgacattttatatcatcccGAAAAAGctaatgttattgttgatgcGCTCAGTCGGAAGTCCTTGGGTAGTCTAAGTCATGTTGAAGGTGATAAGGCTGGAATTACAAAAGACCTATGCCAGCTAGTTAATTTACAAATACGCTTGGTAGATATATGAGGCAGAGGTGTTATCCTTAAGAATATGGCAGAATCTTCCTTTGTGACTGAAGTGAAAAGGTGGCAACATGAAGATCCTGAGCATAGAAAATTGAGGGAAAAGATTCCACAGCAGCAACAACCCTTGTTTGAGCTAACTGGAGATGGAGTCCTTAGATACCAGGGTCGCTTATGTGTACCATCAGTTAGAGAGCTCcgtaaaaatattcttttagaGGCCCATTATTCTAGATATGCATCTCACCCTGGAGCGACGAAGATGTATCAGGACCTTCGacagatctattggtggaatgacatGAAAAAAGATATTGTGGAGATGGTAGCTGAATGTCCCAACTGCCAACAAGTTAGAGCAGAGCATCAGAGGCCTGGAGGCCTAACCTAGTATATTGAGCTTCCGTTATGGAAATGGGATATgataaatatggacttcatcactgGTTTGCCTCACACTCTACGAAggtatgattctatttgggtaattatcAATAGGCTGACAAAATTTACTCATTTCTTGCCAGTTAGGGCGACATATTTAGCTGAAGATTATGCCAAACTTTACATTCAGGAGATTGTTCGCCTTCACGGAGTTCCATTATCTATTATCTCAGATCGAGGAGCTCAATTTACAGCATATTTTGGAGATCGTTTCAGAAGGATCTAGGCACTCAGGTAAATATTAGCACCacttttcatccacaaactgATGGACAGGCAGAACGTCCTATTCAGACGGTTGAGGATATGTTATGTGCTTGTGTGCTGTATTTTAAAGGAAGTTGGGATCAACATCTACCTCTAATCGAGTTCGCTTATAAACACAACTTTCAagctagtattcagatggccccttacgAAGCACTATACAGGCGGAAGTGTAGGTCCCCGATTGGTTAGTTTGAGCTCGAGGAAGCAGATTTGCTAGGTCCCAATATATTCCAACAAGCGATTGAAAAGGTTAAGCTTATTAGAGATCGGCTTCATACAACACAGTGTCGGCAGAAGTCTGATGCAGATGTTCGCCGACGGAACATAGAGTTTGATGTAGaagattgggttttcctaaaagtATTGCCTATGAAGGGCATCATGCAATTCagaaagaaagggaaacttagttaTAGGTACGTTGGACCGTATAAGATTATTTGAAAGATCGGTATGGTTGCATACGAGCTTGATTTTCCTTCAGAATTGGAAGCAGTCCATCatgtatttcatgtttctatgttgTGGAAGTGCGTTGGAGATACTTCATGTATTATGCCCATTGAAAATATTTGTATCGCTGAAGATTTATCTTATGTAGAGGTACCAATAGCGATTTTAGATCGGCAAGTAAGAAAACTTCGAACTAAAGATGTATCTTATATGAAAGTGTCACAGAATAATAACAATGTTGAGGAAATGACTAAGGAAGCGGAAGAGAAAATGAGGAAGGAGTACCCCCCAATTGTTTACGACATAAGGTGAGTCACATTTTGATAATTGGCAATTATTTCTTCACAACGACTTAATTAGATTTTAAGTAGCTTGAAGGTgcaatttatatgttttcttatTAGATAACAATACAAAGCTTAGGAgttaaaattttcagattttgactTTAATTTGTGATTGTAACAAATATAGACTCGCAAATAAAGTCCtatgagaaaaagaaaaacacaaccAAGGAATTGTCTAGATACATTCGCAGGCGAATGTTCATAAGGgaggtggggggggggggggggNNNNNNNNTTTTTCTCTATTCTTGCATAATATATGTGGTGTAGTATGACATGGTTATATGAGGTGTATATGACTTTGTATCGTACATTGGAGATAACGATTGCAAATAGGTGGTAATATCAAGGAACTAAACTAAATTTTTAGGTCAAAGGGATCCCTCAAACAAAGTTCATGAATAAAGAAATGGCTCGAGTAGAACTTCGCCCTTTTGAAAGGCTTAAATTGTCCCATACCTTGTGGATAAGCCTATGAGTGTACAACATGGTAAGAATAGTGTGTTATGAGGTATTACAATAGCACAAGGGTCGTATGTTAAATTTtgaagtcaagaaaattagtgaaacttagtcggcaaaagttatcgaagtttctctaataatattctcttaactttgggtcaaatgtcttggatgttttctcccaatatataaagagttagaaggcctattacccattaaatcgaaggcctacgagtctagtttgcaatgCACAAAACCCCATAtatcacccattaaatcgaaggcatacgagtctagtttgcaatgTACAAAACCCCATATCCAACCGACATCAAAGTAAAAatttatgagggttttactatgGACTGCCGGGGCagaatccgggtcgggtcaaaatgtggtatgtcgacttactcaacgttttaagccacaaaaacatttcttttcactCCCTAACCAAAAAGTAAGCTTAAGAGATGGCTCTAATGGAGTTCTTGCATGATGAATGTtagtttttgatgatttctacaATTAAAGTtacccccgtgcctagaaacgtgatcTCTACATGTGTCAATCATTTCCcccttctattagctgcgtttagagctagtttttgaagatataaatttgtagatattggtgtttcttcaaggtttacacttggttaactaaggtaatcatctcgggtCTCTTTTAcgattgtttttatgaagttctaTGGACATTTCGTCAAGTTGAGGCCATTTGGCAAATCTGCCGATTTAAGATcaattatgaactgtttataggtgCGTACTAGCTGTTTATATATAGTGTGTGCGAAGCTTAGGACGTAGGAAAAAATTTAGTGAAGAAGCTAAGGTCATTCGAGCGTTCAtcggaaaggtatgttaaggctaagcTACGTCCCTAATTTTAGCACCACTCCTGGGAAATTCCTAAAACGCTGAATATGATATTTTGCTATTCTCTTGCTAGAAAGACCTTCAGTGCAAGGCATTGGGATCTCATCttaaatattttcatgattctattattttaatattccacTCGTTCGGATAAATAGAGTATTCGACATCTATATGTCATTTTATCGGTTTCCTTGATTTTATGTCTGCATGTAtgaattcttattcttctttggGTGATGTGACATAAACTATCACGAGAGACCTTTATTACTTTTAACCAGCCCTCTTTCCTCATAAaagttattatgaaaaatcattaaAGTAACTCACGGTCCTCAAAACTCTCTACTATAACTTAAATCTTTAAACTATTAGAACACTTGGTTTTTGAAAtacttcttttataaattatctaggaACCACGTTAGGAACTAAGTAAATCACATTAAACTTGTAATGAATATGCAAGGTTAGGTTATCTTTCTAAAATTTGAGttaacttttcaagcttatttggAAGAACATATGAGGTTCAATGAGATGGTTACAAGTTATACGAAAGCGATTATGGGGTTATGAGaatgtcatgccccgagccttcaccctggacgtggccggcactcgaagaccattgctggcccccaagcgaacccttggcttggctttcttaactcaacggaaacctaactcaacacaataactccatgcaatgcaaggttataagacaacctaactgataaaatttggccaaaaaggcaacttgAGTCCCAAagtagaatatttacatatgtacatagatgagagactcaaaactaattgactgactatctatgaagcctctaaaatactgagatggatgttgggacagaccccacaaaatcctaacaaaacaaaactaagaacacaaaataacagagtcctccggaaaacaagaaggctcaccactgactctggagtgctcagctggatcaacggcgtgcagGATCCTGATCtggggtacctgtgtctgcatcgtcataagatgcaggccaactggcatcagtacattgaatgtacgagtatgcgagctggaaagctaaaccacaacttaagcttaaaaggaatacaaaagagaacttaccttggctatgttcaactcatgaataactgaactcaatatataaagcaataagacacatgcaatatataaaacttataaaactattaaaacatgacgtcaaaatcatatttataatatcataaaataccatgcttcctctcaaagtctacttgtgcaatgcatgaatgaagtctcatacccccatccatGGTAAGCAGAACCCCTCGAGGAACTATGCAATTTtcctgtgggagtttctctaaccgatagcCACCACTACATGCTAAAGTagtgatacaacattttacctcacgttgcccgaggaccatcctataccttgccgtgatataggatcttactttaactttaacttagtggatccactagcttaactttacgtgatcatctaaaaagtatgacccgtcaaatcccatgtttggctacatggttcttatggagagttgagttaatatgaactcgtgtccccaatttggcgctcaagactactccaaaaaatactttagctcattagcattttaaacacatctttctttagttgagataattactcaaaacttagcccaaaggctcttgaaaactctttctaaaaaaaaacatctcaaaaccatattttaatatgatcattgatgactcgagatattcatactgcttaaacattgatggtatatctagagaccatactgtttaaacattgatgacatactcgatttgtcatactaatcatgttttagaaactcttaagcaaaactcattttttctttaaaagagatagtgctcaaactgctcaaaactcttttggaaaatctcagttttctctcatcttaaatgtgaaaacatttataaacttctttgggaatatttagttccctaatagcttttgagaaatgcacttgactcttactcttggcttaacttgaaactctatactttttacttaacttgaaactctatgctATTTACTCAACCTGAAACTCTATGCCCTTTACTCAACCtgaaacttgagtcttaaaaatgaagttaaaacgttcaataaagactcttgaaaagctttaagacttgcttcttaacttctagacttgacttataactttacttgactttgatcctacctttcttgaattgaattatggattcaagaacTATGATTTATGTTTGGAAAGACCTTATGATGTTTAGGAAAGATTTAGGACAGCCaaacttaagaaaaattatgaaattaaattctgaaaacagtgga belongs to Solanum stenotomum isolate F172 chromosome 1, ASM1918654v1, whole genome shotgun sequence and includes:
- the LOC125851321 gene encoding uncharacterized protein LOC125851321, whose protein sequence is MESYTEPHGDFRPPFHLYPPRPAGSVSPQVQGLQFDRYSKSGPGRHDSKAFPDVVTGIHPEREIDLAIDLLPDTQPILIPPYRITAAELRELKEQLKDLLDKGIPSEREIDLAIDLLPDTQPILIPPYRIVAAELRELKEQLKNLLDKGFIVLPHGVPQWSLFERKMDPYGCSGYHQLRVMEVDIPKTTFRMRLYAKFSKCDFWLTFVAFLGHVITSEGIKVNEQKIEAVMTWPKPLNPTEVRSFLGLAGYYRRGVILKNMAESSFVTEVKRWQHEDPEHRKLREKIPQQQQPLFELTGDGVLRYQGRLCVPSVRELRKNILLEAHYSRYASHPGATKMYQDLRQIYWWNDMKKDIVEMVAECPNCQQVRAEHQRPGGLT